tcttttctttgaaaatacttCTTTCATTTTCCATGTGATCATGATTTCACGTGAAGTTACATAAATCTATTAAAGCTAACTTATTAGCTTCTTCCGCAAAACTTTAATCCAACCATTTGCCAGATAATCTTAATAGAGGATCAACATATTTTAAAATCCCTACGAACTTAACCATCATTGATGATTATTTGATCTAATGAAACTATATTGATTGCTCGATGTTTTTTTTTCCATGATCATACCCATTTTACACATCGTGAATATAAGTATGtctcttaattattttttataaaatccTATAGTTTAGGTATTGCTagatatgatatatttcatctatTACCTTTATaagatttaaataaaaaaattaatatgaaaaaaaaaactatttgtaTTTATATTAGATACAATATTAGATATCGTATGTATGAACATCCAATTAAATCATTTTATTACTAGTGTGCACAAAATTAGActctttaaggaatatcttcaaTAATTGAAGAGACCCCCTCTGGCATACTTAATTAATCGATAATTTGTCTACTCAAATCCAACTAACTCATGTGTGAACGGTTCGGTAAGTGGGTCGTCTTCTTGTAAACCTTTCAACCCATAACACAATGTACCCTTTTGTAAGATTCATATTGACAAGGGATAGGAAGCCAGTTTAGGATTCTAACACGGACTACCAGCCTAAGCCTACGGCCCTAGACGATGTCATGGTCCTCCGGTCTTTGTCATCGTACTAGGTGCGAACTTGTCTCATAACTCTATAGAAAATTTTAGAATTATGAGTTGGATAAGTAACTTGAACAGGGATATCTTAAAACTCATAGGTTGGATAGTCTTATTTGAAGACTTGAATAACTTATAAATAGAACGCAATCAACTTCTGAATACCTAAAATTAACTTGACAGTTCGAGTTCGATATTAGATACTTAAGCATCCAcatagatttgttttttttcttctctcgatAACTTTGTAGTATCTATTAGTAATGGTGACATGCTTACATTGTTGGTGTGCGTACACTTGAAAGTAAAGTCTTTTTTATTGAAAATTGTACTTTGGTTTCACTTATGCGTGGAGATAGGAAACTTGAGATGATCGCAAGGTGTGAGAATCATTTGATTTTTGTgtgttgtttgttcttgaagatcATACTTGTGAGGAAACAATAAGAAGGTACTAAAAtgacaaaattttcttcttcttcttaaaaaaTATTATACGTTCTTTTCTCTTTTGTTGCAGTAAGTGTATCCAGCAATTCTGATTTACTTTAAAGTTTCTTGGAAAAACAGGTTTCACGTATGTCTAATATTACGGAAGTTGTTAATGGTTTTATTCATCTTTATAATGATTTAAAAGATATAGGATCGATGAGAAATTGTATCGAGTTAATGGAATCTTCTACTGATTGAGTGAATGACTAAGTTGAGACTCTTAAAATAAACATCCAGTCGAATGTCGCATTACTCGATGATGCTCACTGACCATGTAACCTGCTTAGATAAAATTGATGAGGCAAGTGAACTCGGTGAATTGATTCAACGTGGTGAAAGAATGAAATAATAAATCAAAGTTTGTGCAACAATCCGACAATGATGCACCGAATAATAGTAAAACCTGGTACATGATTCACATAAAGGTGTTTATAAGGAGAACGTTGTGATTAGGAAAACGAAGAAAAATATGATGACTGTTGGTGATGGCATGGATGCAACGATTATAATATGAAATCTCAGTTGTAAGGAAATAAATAGATTTCCTATTTTGGGCCTCTTCCGTATGTAACAAGTAGCGTacgaaaaacaaattaaaaatacTTACTTCTAAGTAAGTTGACCAATGATCATATAACAGGGATGGAAGATCATAATACAACAAATCAAATATACTTAGTCAAAACGAAGTAACTCATGTGGGAACGATTCCATAAGTGGGTTGTCTTAAAAAGGTAACAAAACAATCCCATTTGTTGTTTTAGTAGGATGGttatttaataaataaaataagttttcttttgttttagttTAATTTATAGGATATACATCATATATAATAATTACCTGAAAAATAAGATTTGATTAAGATAATAGACGCTATTTAAACTTAAACAAACCACCCCTATCAATTTTGTACAcatttttttctttggaaatactTGTTTCATTGCCATATGATCATGACTTCACATGAAGCTATATAGATATATTAACGCTAACTGATTAGCTTCTACCACAAAACTTAAATCCAACCATTTGCCATgaaagtttatagacatactcaTAATGAATGACCAACATATTTTAGAAGTCCTACAAACTTAACCCTCATTGATGATTATACGATCTCATGAAGCTATGCTGATCGCTTagtgttttatttttttcatcatcATACCCATTTTATATATTGTGAATATAAGTGTGTCTCTTAATTATTTTAAAATCCTATAGTTTAGGTAATTGTTAGATATGATATATTTTCATCCATTACCTTTTAaaatttaaatgaaattaatatcaaaaagaataattttatttatattaGATACCGTATGTATATAAGCATATAATGAAATCGTTTTATTACTAGTGTGCACAAAATCAACAGTTGAAAAGACCTTATTTGGTATAGATATTCAGCCGATAACCTATCTGCTCAAATCCAACTAACTCATGTGTGAATGGTTCGGTAAGCGGGTCGTCTTCTTGTAAATTAGCCTTCCTACATATAGCGCATTGTACCTTCTATAATATATTATTAACAAGTGGTAGACCGCGAATTTAGAATTCTAACACGGACTACCGGCCTAGGCCAACAGCTCTGGCCGTTGTCATGGCCTCCGGTCTTTGTCATTGTACCAAGTGTGAACTAATCTTTGGAAGACTGCGGATGTTTCAGGTGATATTTTCATAGCGAAATACATTTGTTTCTGAAACACAATCGTCCCAAAAAAACATATAAGCAATAACAATTCGAGAAGAAGCAGATAAAGCCGCCTTTAGTCGTTACAAATTTGACGCTTACCAAGATAAACTTTATATGCATTTATTGCGTCAATTCTACAGAGACTGTTCAATTATGAAAACTGTTGATATCATATTTGGTGATGCGTTCATGGTCATTCAAAACTCGGAGACCATAGCTAGAATACCTAAGACGAACCAACTTAACATGCTTAACGCACAAAGGTGAACAAACCCAAACAACACTGGCGGTTTTTTGATTCAAAACTACAAACTTATTGGGAGTTCCGATTTGAAATATATGAAATGCTCATTCAAGACATTTCTTTGTCGGCCATGGAAGGAATATTCAAGAACTTTCTACATGGATTCATTCTTCGGAGATCATATCGATCAAGCAGGATGGTGTACATCACGACCATTTACAGAGACATTGTATTTTGATGAGTATAACAACATGGGACCTCGttcactttcaaatccaatgagAGACTAGGTGAAGGAGTGATTTTCAGACTGTGGGAAAACAATTGCAACACACTAAGAGGCACATGATCAATATATTGAGGAGATAAACTACTCAAGCGGCTGATCGCGTACCTCCCCAAATTTTTATTTAGTTATTctaatgtttttttcttcttcaggaGGCTGATCACGTGTCTCCTAACACTGGTTTTTCTTTAAGAGAATGTTCATGTGCCTCCCAACACTATTTTTTTCTGAGCGGATGGTCATGTGCTTGTTAATCTCCACTGTCGCACACTCCTCCACATGAAGGATTGTATGAAAGAGTTTAGGTAAATGAATGAGTATTAATATTGCATAGTAGCACCTGATTTGGAAGACACAATTAGGGGATACTCTCACAAATTGAGGGACACTCACGGTTATATGAGGTTGGATTTTGGCTAGGGGGTACTTTAATTTGGTACCCCCTCAAATATGTGAAGCAATATCATCAGATAGTGATGATGGTGACGATTCATAATCAAACAAGTATACTAACAATAACATAAAACAACAAGcaatttcaagatatcgatcttctTATATGGAATGATTTGTTATCgataaatatttttgtttttttaagttaTTTAGTTTTCGCTCGATTTTGTAGTATCTTATTCAAAAGCTCTTTATAGTGTTTGATTGATTTATATTAAAAAGAtctcaattttcttcttctaTGTATTTTCTTGACAGTAAGAATTATCAATTACGAGACCTCCATTAATGCTTCTTTTAATTTTAAACTTGAGTTTTAATGGTGTCGTTCTGTTCTTTTGATATTCTATTGTAAGATTTGATACAACAGAATAATGAACCGAGAACATGTCGAGAAATCCTAAAAGAAAGAAGTTGAACCAATGTTACAACCAAGAAAATTTAGCGAAATTGTTGAATACCAAAATAACTACTCACTCTCGGTATTGATATTAGTTTAAATGCAATACCGACTGTTATAGTCAGTATTGTTTTGTTGATGAAACCAATACTGACTGTATTCGTCGTCATTGTTTGTAGGTTGAATTCAATACCGACTGAAATTAAGTTATATGCGTATTGCATGTTAGGAGTCGGCATAGTCGATTTTCATGAATCCAATAGCGATTGTTCGTTATCAATGCCAATTCCATATGAGCCAATATCGACTGCTAACAAACTTGGGGGATACTTAAGGATAATTTAGCCATAATAAAAATTGTTTGGATAATTACTACATAATGTTTTTTTCcctgagtatcccccaatttgtaaGAGTATCCCAACTGCGCCTTCCTAATTTGGTCAAATTCCTTCAATCGGTTACGGTTTACTCTATCATatgaaatttttaattttttcctttTCCAGTTTTGGTTGCTGATTATCAAACTtgaaatcttagattgagaggaaTAATAGAGTTTTCAATGGCAGATATAAATTTTTAGATTCAATCATTGATAGTGTGAAGGTTTTCATCTTCAACTGGTGTGTGGGAACTGCCATTTTCAGGTATTTTCGTTAACTACAATTTTGCAATTTGTTTTGATTTGTTTACTTCTTTTTAAGAGTTTTTATTATAAGCTCTCTTTGTATCTCTTTTATCGATTCTTTGCATTTTCAATGTTAAgctgattttttcaatatattaccCTTTCTTTCGATATATTGCCCTTTAtgagtaaagaaaaaaaaaatcttggatGCTGGTGCGACTAAAACCGTAAATGCGGATGGCGCTAAAGCCGAAGTGCCAATCCAATCCGGACCATGTTCAAGCCCACCGAAACTTGTTTTCCGTGATAGATGGCGATAGAATCATAGAACCTTCTAGTATGCTAATCACAAATACGATGCTGTTTTTGTTGTGGGGGCATGCTAAAAGCGCGGGAAGGTACTAAAAACCTTTCCCTTCCCATCTCGGTAATCACGAAACCCTCTTCATCCATTCTCACTCTAAAACCCTAACACCTCCAAAACCAAATTCTTCGATCACTGTTTCTGTAACTgctgtcatcatcatcatcaagtctTACTACACATAAGGTAAATCGATTCCCTGATCTTTTCGATTTCTTTTCTGTCTTCCATGTTCTAAaaccaaaccctagaaattgaaaaCTATTTTAACAGTATCGCTTGATTAATCGACTAACCCCTAATGTTTATACTCATGCAGGAGAAGAAATTAATCATGGCTAGAAGTGTTGAGGCTACCAATTTCTTCACCATTTCACTAAAAGGGTTATTGTTTTATCTTGTTGTTCAATGGTTTCTGAATCCATTTAGTGGACTACCACTTAGTTTGTTTCTTGGGGTTGTTATCAAGTATCTTCTGACTGCTAAGCTTGTTAATCTGGTTTTTAGGCCCTTACTTGATGAGATACTTAAGGCACTGAAGTTGTTTTTAGGTGTTCTTGAAAGACCACCTTCCTATAACAATTGTGTTATCGTGGCCAATCTTATTAAGCtaggtttgtatgatacaattgGCAAAAAtacgaattcctcaaaaattgTGCCTCTCATTTCCATATGTATGTTATGTGTGGTCTCCTTGGGATGGGATAGGGATCATAGTGGATTGACTGAGGGCATATTAATTGCATCCGGGAAGTGGTTTATAATCAGCACCATGGCTATGAAGTTGGAGCAATCAGCAATGTGTGGAATAGTTCTGGCTGTCAGCATCATTTCTTTGGTAAAATCTTTTGACTAGTCTTTACGAAATAGTTGTATGGTTTTGTGAAGTCATCTTTTGATTAGTATATGTGTTTTGCTTTTCATGCTTTTTATTTGGTAAAATCTTTTGACTAGTCTTTACGAAATAGTTGTATAGTTATAAAGTAATTTTTTGATTAGTTCATGCTTTTTACTGATAATATTGTTATCGATTTTGTAGTTTACCAGCGTTGGAGAACCTCTTCGTGATAGGACTGATGATTCCCCTCCTTTAAAGCAAAATGTTTACTTCACAGGTAGATCTTTGTTTCAGATTCAGCATTATCATCTCTGTTATTGAAATAGATGAAAAGTTGTATCATGTGGATTTATCTTCAGCTATTGGTTCTACTTTTAGTTTGTTCTGTTACTGTAAACAAAGAAGAGCTAATACTAGAGACAGAACAACAACGGCCAAAAAGGTTACCATCCGTGTAACCAAAAAGTTGTATCACGATGAAATCTTTCCATCCGTGTTACATGTAATTTGCTGGTTACATGAGTTTGGGTTAGCCGAAACAGCATTATCATCTCTGTTATTGAAATAGATGAAAAGTTGTATCATGTTGATTTATCTTCAGCTATTGGTTCTACTTTTAGTTTGTTCTGTTACTGTAAACAAAGAAGAGCTAATACTAGAGACAGAACAACAACGACCAAAAAGGTTACCATCCGTGTAACCAAAAAGTTGTATCATGATGAAATCTTTCCATCCGTGTTACATGTAATTTGCTGGTTACACGAGTTTGGGTTAGCAGAAACAGTtgtaaagtccaaaagtccaaaaactcATGGAGTCATCTCTACTTTTGATAAGATTATCCGTACCAGTGTGACGACAATGTTTCCAGTGTCCGCTTTTTGATACTCCTTAGTACCCGAATGTAGTCTTTGAAGGTTGTAATTTGGTCCTCTGTGTACTGATTTTTTCTGGTATGTGCAAGTATCGACTACACATGTATTTGATAACTGTTTTATTGATAATATTATGGATTTCAAACTTAACATGCTGAGTTGGATTTTAAGCCCAACCGAATGTTCTGATTACAGCAGAAAGTAGCCCAAATATGTTATCTCCAACAGGAAGCTATCAGCTATTCATTAGATATTCACAACTATTCCAGTTAATATTTTCTTGGACTAACCCATACTATTTGTTCTTGCAGGAGAGCCTAATGAAAACAGGCGACGAAGTGGCCTTGTGCTTAAATTGTTTTGGCTATGCTCTCTGCTGATTAGAATTACCGGGGGCGCAACTACCATTTGGATGGCCAATAGGGTTTTCTCGGTTTACACAACAAGTTCCGTGATCTTGATTCTAGGAATCACATCATCACTAGCTATTTATAGCGGAGGTATTATTCTGTTTAAGCAATTGTTGACTGAATTCGTGAAGCACCAGCAAGGTAAAGAGGAAAGAAGATGGTTTGTGGTCATCTGTATCATGGGGTTATGTGAAGGGTTTCTAGATGAAAATACGATACTCCCATTTATCATAATTTCAATTGTTTCTATGTTCACTATCTGCATACTCACAAATGGGTGGGATTATGATCGCACCGGCGTAAGTGATGGGTTAGCTGTGACATATGCTTTGCGGATGGTGCTCTTCTTGACGAATTCAGAACCGGCTTTGCATTTGATAACATGTGGGCTAACTTTGGCTTTCGTGGTTACTTCGAAGGTTCAGCTCTGTGCTTTGATACATTAATAAACTTGAGACGTGGTTCGTTTTTTGGCCATTTAACTAACAGAAACTACAATTATACAGTTCACTGAAcctcccttggagaaggaaagtTAGAAATGCTTCTTGTGCCATCAGTgggaaaatgatcatatcttATAGAGGTATATAATTTCCAACTAAATGTTTGCGTGCTAAACTAAATAAATATTACTTATAATGATTTGGTGGACATGTTTTGGTAACTAGAGTTCAGTTCAAGCTACATGGTAGTCAGTACTCATACTTGTATATTTCCCTGTTTGTTTTGTCGCACTTTGTATATCAAAATACTTGTCACATGTACTCTGTACTCAAAATGTTGGACACTCTGGCTGCAGCTCTCTTACTGCTAAACAATAGAAAGATATTTACAGTAGTCTTATCAATATCTGTAGTGATTCATAAGCTTTCTGTAGATCATGTTTACTTTGTGAAACTGAAATGTGTCTTATGCattcagttgctcaaatattgttgtaatatgcttgagCATGGGACATTAGTGTTTCTAGATATTTTATAATCAACGTCTCAGTCAGATGCTATAACTGGTGTTGCTTTCCTGATCCATTTTTGATTTGAAACTTCACCAGCTCTGTTCAATACTTCAGGAGCTCTGTTTATTGCTTATGAGGGCCTGTACTAAGTTTATCTTGTTGCATGTAATTTGCTCATGTAATTGCTTATCATGATTCATCTGTAGTTGGTTACTTGATTTAAAACTTCCTGTAGCATGTCTCTGGTCGTACCAGCTTATTAATGTCTGATAGCCTTTCATTCTGCTTATCTCTTGGCACTGGGATCATTTAAGCCAGTTTGTGAAAACTGAAAACCAACACACTTGGGTTTACCAGCAACCAAAAAATGATGCAACATATTCTGCTTACCTCTGCTCCAGTTTTTGTTGTATCTCTTGCATTATctaatttttctttattgtttctTACAATGTTATGTTTGTTTTCGGCAGAACTGGAGATGGTGTGTGATGAAGGCGTGCTCCACCTGATTATGTAGATATCCGGGCAAAATAGTGTGTAGTTTTATGCTTGTTGAAGCAGTAGATAAAAAAACGGTAGTAAAAACTTTAACTTTCTTGTCATGGTGTGACTTTTTGTTTAGTACCAAGTATCTGTTCGCTGATTCTGAGACACAAGCTACAGTTTAAAATACTAGTACTGCTTATTAATGTCCATCCTAAGCTTAATACTTAGTCTCAGTAGTACTTGTTTTGATACGAATTCAATTCGATCTATTAGCATTTTGTAATTTTATTGTTGTGCTAATTTCGTGTTTATGCAGCTGCTGACCTTGGCCAAAAGCCCATTTGGGACCCAGATTTTTTTAGGGCTCATTGTTATTTTTGAGCAACTCTGACTAGCGGCATTACATTTGCTTGATTTTAGGGCTCATTGTTATTTTTGAGCAACTCTGACCAGATGCATTACATTTGCTTGAACAAGCAATTGACGGAATGAATTTAGCTGTTTTGGTAGTTGATATAACTTGTTGTGTTACCATTTCGGGGGATTCGTCCTAAACTTGTTTTCCAT
This genomic stretch from Papaver somniferum cultivar HN1 chromosome 5, ASM357369v1, whole genome shotgun sequence harbors:
- the LOC113283051 gene encoding uncharacterized protein LOC113283051; this translates as MARSVEATNFFTISLKGLLFYLVVQWFLNPFSGLPLSLFLGVVIKYLLTAKLVNLVFRPLLDEILKALKLFLGVLERPPSYNNCVIVANLIKLGLYDTIGKNTNSSKIVPLISICMLCVVSLGWDRDHSGLTEGILIASGKWFIISTMAMKLEQSAMCGIVLAVSIISLFTSVGEPLRDRTDDSPPLKQNVYFTGEPNENRRRSGLVLKLFWLCSLLIRITGGATTIWMANRVFSVYTTSSVILILGITSSLAIYSGGIILFKQLLTEFVKHQQGKEERRWFVVICIMGLCEGFLDENTILPFIIISIVSMFTICILTNGWDYDRTGVSDGLAVTYALRMVLFLTNSEPALHLITCGLTLAFVVTSKFTEPPLEKES